Proteins encoded within one genomic window of Sphingomonas sp. G-3-2-10:
- a CDS encoding HlyD family efflux transporter periplasmic adaptor subunit, translating into MNRRIVIIAVIAALVIAALATRGFGLVGGRNDGALSLSGNVDIRQVDLAFRVPGRIANMPFEEGTRVEAGAVLAELETRPLGDALAQANAQVEVANAELRKRAGGNRPQEIAQAEAKLAEANANLAQTREEYERRGELVKTGAVSQALFEASQAKYRAAQAQVRAAEQALSLQRAGARREDILAAVASRDSARAQRDRASTDLSDAVLRAPNAGVLLTRAREPGAIVQPGETVLTLTIDRPMRVRAYISENDLSRVSPGMAVNVTADGNAKTYKGRIAFISPTAEFTPKTVQTEDLRTALVYRVRILVDDPDDALRQGQPVSVSVPGARPAKQ; encoded by the coding sequence GTGAACCGCCGTATCGTCATCATCGCCGTCATCGCGGCGCTCGTCATCGCCGCGCTCGCGACGCGCGGCTTCGGCCTTGTCGGCGGCAGGAACGACGGCGCACTGAGCCTGTCCGGCAATGTGGACATCCGCCAGGTCGACCTCGCCTTCCGCGTGCCCGGCCGCATCGCCAACATGCCGTTCGAGGAAGGCACGCGAGTAGAGGCCGGCGCGGTGCTTGCCGAACTGGAGACGCGCCCGCTCGGCGATGCGCTGGCGCAGGCGAACGCACAGGTCGAAGTGGCCAATGCCGAACTGCGCAAGCGCGCCGGGGGCAATCGTCCGCAGGAGATCGCGCAGGCCGAAGCGAAGCTCGCCGAAGCGAACGCCAATCTCGCCCAGACCCGCGAGGAATATGAGCGGCGCGGCGAACTGGTGAAGACCGGCGCGGTCAGCCAGGCATTGTTCGAAGCGTCGCAGGCCAAGTATCGCGCGGCGCAGGCGCAGGTTCGTGCGGCGGAGCAGGCGCTGTCGCTGCAACGCGCGGGGGCACGGCGCGAGGATATTCTTGCCGCCGTCGCTTCACGCGATTCGGCGCGCGCCCAGCGCGACCGCGCTTCGACCGATCTGTCCGACGCCGTGCTGCGCGCGCCCAATGCCGGGGTGCTGCTGACCCGCGCCCGCGAGCCCGGCGCGATCGTCCAGCCGGGCGAAACGGTGCTGACGCTGACCATCGACCGGCCGATGCGGGTGCGTGCCTATATCTCCGAAAACGACCTGTCCCGCGTGTCGCCGGGCATGGCGGTGAACGTCACCGCGGATGGCAACGCAAAGACCTATAAGGGCCGCATCGCCTTCATTTCACCGACCGCCGAATTCACGCCGAAGACCGTCCAGACCGAAGACCTGCGCACCGCCCTTGTTTATCGCGTCCGTATCCTCGTCGACGATCCCGACGACGCGCTGCGGCAGGGTCAGCCGGTGTCGGTCTCGGTTCCCGGCGCTCGCCCGGCGAAGCAATAA
- a CDS encoding CerR family C-terminal domain-containing protein: MAGTTQPRVSTTDHLLTIAIDRFGRAGLEGASTRDIAGAAGKPLSAITYHFGGKEGLYLAAAEHIANQLGGWLAPALARSHEICAEDGDPQAARAALHGILGAAIVIMTREETEAFARFIVREQADPTEAFTILYDGVMGPASDRVCALVHCAAGKRITQAEARLRTLMLIGQILMFRVCRATVLRGMGWDAIGPAEQSEIRRIAGDNLDAILDRLATGEPA, encoded by the coding sequence ATGGCCGGAACGACTCAACCTCGCGTCTCCACGACCGATCATCTGCTGACGATCGCGATCGACCGGTTCGGCCGGGCGGGACTGGAAGGCGCGAGCACGCGCGACATTGCGGGCGCGGCGGGCAAGCCGCTGTCGGCGATCACCTATCATTTCGGGGGCAAGGAGGGGCTGTACCTCGCCGCCGCCGAGCATATCGCGAATCAGCTTGGCGGCTGGCTCGCCCCGGCGCTGGCCCGCTCGCACGAGATCTGCGCGGAGGATGGCGATCCGCAAGCGGCCCGCGCCGCGCTGCACGGCATTCTCGGCGCGGCGATCGTCATCATGACGCGCGAGGAGACCGAAGCATTTGCCCGCTTCATCGTGCGCGAACAGGCCGATCCGACCGAAGCCTTCACTATTCTTTATGACGGCGTGATGGGCCCGGCGAGCGACCGCGTCTGCGCGCTGGTCCATTGCGCCGCGGGCAAGCGGATCACGCAGGCCGAAGCGCGGCTGCGCACGCTGATGCTGATCGGACAGATCCTGATGTTCCGCGTGTGCCGCGCCACCGTGCTGCGCGGCATGGGCTGGGACGCGATCGGCCCGGCCGAACAGAGCGAAATCCGGCGCATCGCCGGCGACAATCTCGATGCGATCCTCGATCGCCTCGCCACGGGAGAACCCGCGTGA
- the nagE gene encoding N-acetylglucosamine-specific PTS transporter subunit IIBC: protein MRNAIEALQPLGRALMLPIAVLPVAALLLRLGQPDLLDIAFVSAAGDAIFAHLGLLFAVGVATGFARDGNGAAALAGVVCFLVIGQGMRIFIDVPPDALKNVTGDAVAMASNAYKQAAVAKLEVPIGILSGLIGGKFYNRFATVAFPEYLAFFSGRRFVPIAAGVTGLAIAAVLGFSFEYINAGVDGASRAIVDAGGIGLFAFGVLNRLLLVTGLHHIINNVAWFVVGDFEGTTGDLRRFFAGDPSAGAFMSGFFPVMMFGLPAACLAMYHEARSDRRKAVGGLLFSLALTSFLTGVTEPIEFSFMFLAPVLYAIHAVLTGISMALMQALDVHLGFGFSAGLFDYVLNYGKATNPLLLLPVGAVYALIYYSLFRFVIRKLDLKTPGREVEPAAAQPAAGGAKLPRGEAFVAALGGAANLQSVDACTTRLRLIVADQSKIDEPALAALGARGVLKPSAKAVQVVLGPIADAVAMEMRAVAGNDATAVAATAAASATGVELPAAIVAALGGPANIAGVTQLHGRLRVALVDAALSDLTAAGADYRAAVLVDGNVVHLLEHP from the coding sequence ATGCGCAATGCCATCGAAGCGCTGCAGCCGCTGGGCCGCGCCCTCATGCTGCCGATCGCGGTGCTGCCGGTGGCGGCGCTGCTGCTGCGGCTGGGCCAGCCCGATCTGCTCGACATCGCATTCGTCAGCGCGGCGGGCGATGCGATCTTCGCGCATCTCGGCCTGTTGTTCGCGGTAGGCGTCGCGACGGGCTTCGCCCGCGACGGCAATGGCGCGGCAGCGCTGGCCGGCGTGGTCTGCTTCCTCGTCATCGGGCAGGGCATGCGCATCTTTATCGATGTGCCGCCCGATGCTCTCAAGAACGTCACCGGCGATGCCGTCGCGATGGCGTCCAATGCGTACAAGCAGGCGGCGGTCGCCAAGCTGGAAGTGCCGATCGGCATCCTGTCCGGCCTGATCGGCGGGAAGTTCTACAATCGCTTCGCGACCGTCGCGTTTCCCGAATATCTCGCTTTCTTCAGCGGACGCCGCTTCGTGCCGATCGCGGCGGGCGTCACCGGCCTCGCCATCGCAGCCGTGCTCGGCTTCAGTTTCGAATATATCAACGCGGGCGTCGACGGCGCGAGCCGTGCGATCGTCGATGCCGGCGGGATCGGGCTGTTCGCGTTCGGCGTGCTGAACCGGCTGCTGCTGGTCACGGGCCTGCATCACATCATCAACAATGTCGCATGGTTCGTGGTCGGCGATTTCGAAGGCACGACGGGCGATCTGCGCCGCTTCTTCGCGGGCGACCCGAGCGCGGGCGCGTTCATGTCGGGCTTCTTCCCCGTCATGATGTTCGGCCTGCCCGCCGCGTGCCTCGCCATGTACCATGAGGCGCGCAGCGACCGGCGCAAGGCCGTGGGCGGTCTGTTGTTCAGCCTTGCGCTGACCAGCTTCCTGACCGGCGTGACCGAGCCGATCGAGTTCAGCTTCATGTTCCTCGCGCCCGTGCTCTACGCGATCCATGCGGTGCTGACCGGCATTTCGATGGCGCTGATGCAGGCGCTCGACGTGCATCTCGGCTTCGGCTTCTCGGCCGGTCTGTTCGACTATGTGCTGAACTACGGCAAGGCGACCAATCCGCTGCTGCTGCTGCCGGTCGGTGCGGTCTATGCCCTGATCTATTACTCGCTGTTCCGCTTCGTGATCCGCAAGCTCGACCTCAAGACGCCGGGCCGCGAAGTCGAACCCGCAGCAGCGCAACCGGCGGCGGGCGGAGCCAAACTGCCGCGCGGCGAAGCGTTCGTCGCGGCGCTGGGCGGCGCGGCGAACCTCCAGTCGGTCGATGCCTGTACCACGCGACTGCGCCTGATCGTGGCGGATCAGTCGAAAATCGACGAGCCCGCGCTGGCCGCGCTCGGCGCGCGTGGCGTGCTGAAACCCTCGGCCAAGGCGGTGCAGGTCGTACTCGGCCCGATCGCCGATGCCGTGGCGATGGAGATGCGCGCGGTGGCTGGTAACGACGCGACGGCTGTGGCCGCGACGGCCGCCGCCAGCGCAACCGGAGTCGAACTGCCCGCCGCGATCGTCGCGGCGCTGGGCGGGCCGGCCAATATCGCCGGCGTCACGCAGCTCCACGGCCGCCTGCGCGTCGCGCTGGTCGACGCGGCGCTGAGCGACCTGACGGCGGCGGGCGCGGACTATCGCGCCGCGGTGCTGGTCGACGGGAACGTTGTCCACCTGCTGGAACACCCCTGA
- a CDS encoding SIS domain-containing protein yields the protein MAEIETRPEDAGVPGTTLMRAEAAEAGAAVARFLAANRTGLARIGERLRDQPPEVVVTCARGSSDHAATYGKYLIETLTGVTTASAALSTSSVYPAPRAPAESRPSRLCIAISQSGRSPDLLAAVEAQRAHGAFVVALVNVADSPLAGIADEVLALEAGPELSVAATKSYIVSLAGLVSLVAAWTQDDALTAAIDRLPAQLPTAFALDWSAAMPSLTGATNLFVIGRGYGYGVAQEAALKLKETCGLHAESFSSAEVKHGPMAIVSDGFPVIAFAGSDAAGDDVRETATLFESRGALVSLADAKGAGNLPALADHPAIEPILMIQSFYALAEKLSRARGFDPDRPPFLNKVTRTT from the coding sequence ATGGCCGAGATCGAAACACGACCAGAGGACGCCGGCGTGCCGGGCACGACGCTGATGCGCGCGGAAGCCGCGGAAGCGGGCGCCGCGGTTGCACGGTTCCTCGCGGCGAACCGCACAGGGCTGGCGCGGATCGGCGAGCGGCTGCGCGACCAGCCGCCCGAAGTGGTCGTGACCTGCGCGCGCGGATCCTCCGATCATGCCGCGACCTATGGCAAATATCTGATCGAGACGCTGACCGGCGTCACCACCGCATCGGCGGCGCTTTCGACCTCGTCGGTCTATCCCGCGCCGCGCGCGCCGGCGGAGTCGCGGCCCAGCCGGTTGTGCATCGCCATCTCGCAATCGGGCCGCAGCCCGGATCTGCTCGCCGCCGTCGAGGCGCAGCGGGCGCATGGCGCCTTCGTCGTCGCGCTGGTCAATGTCGCGGACTCGCCGCTGGCCGGCATTGCCGATGAAGTGCTGGCGCTCGAGGCCGGTCCCGAACTCTCGGTCGCCGCGACCAAATCCTATATCGTCTCACTGGCCGGCCTCGTCTCGCTGGTCGCGGCATGGACACAGGACGATGCGCTGACGGCGGCGATCGACCGCCTGCCCGCGCAACTGCCCACGGCCTTCGCGCTCGACTGGTCGGCGGCGATGCCGTCGCTGACCGGCGCGACCAACCTGTTCGTGATCGGCCGGGGTTATGGCTATGGCGTGGCGCAGGAAGCGGCGCTCAAGCTGAAGGAAACCTGCGGCCTCCATGCCGAGAGTTTCAGCTCGGCCGAAGTGAAGCATGGTCCGATGGCGATCGTGAGCGACGGCTTCCCGGTCATCGCCTTCGCGGGAAGCGACGCGGCGGGCGACGATGTACGCGAAACCGCCACCCTGTTCGAATCGCGCGGCGCGCTGGTGTCGCTGGCCGATGCGAAGGGCGCGGGCAATCTGCCGGCGCTGGCCGATCATCCCGCGATCGAGCCGATCCTGATGATCCAGAGCTTCTACGCGCTCGCCGAGAAACTCTCGCGCGCCCGCGGTTTCGATCCCGACCGGCCGCCTTTCCTGAACAAGGTGACCCGGACCACATGA
- the ptsP gene encoding phosphoenolpyruvate--protein phosphotransferase encodes MADLIITAPVKGWAAPLEEVPDPVFADRMMGDGVAIHPTGSTIHAPCDGVIVALHAAGHAVTIRNEAGAEILVHTGLETVALGGKGFRALAGDGASVSRGDPLIEFDIDVVGQAATSLITPVVVINSDAFRIERRTTGKMVGVGEALMTLAPIAAEARDWAAGDGEAHRRTIAVPLVHGIHARPAARIGECARGFEAEVEIVHGERRANVRSAVALMGLALKQGDEVVIEARGTDARAAVQAVGDLIASGMGETSTTLAPAPAPAVERPLAEAPPGALAGVAAAPGLAIGPAAWLKSDLPEITRHATDPAAERRAFEAAIESVRAHIEAAAARGSVVQRQILEAHLAFLADESLIVTALHYIGIGHTAGFAWSEAIAEQTATLRGSGNARFAERADDLEDLQRQVLLALAGRDLAGQGFAPGSILLADELLPSQLIGLEPGAIAGVALVRGGATSHVAILVASMGLPMLVATGMPLTAVAQGETLVLDADAGLLHLDPSADTLTSHYDRLAQLQSRKAAALAAAQEPCRTADGTRIELFANLGSVDDATLAVSRGAEGSGLLRTEFLFMDRATAPGEDEQRASYQAIAEAMDERPVIVRLLDIGGDKPAPWLPIAPEKNPMLGVRGIRATLANPALLDTQIRAILGVQPAGQCRIMAPMIASLDELRAVRAAVARAGGASTQVGVMIETPAAAATADLIAAEADFLSIGTNDLTQYTLAMDRENSAIASGIDALHPAVLRLIGHSCDGGARHGKTVGVCGGLASDPLGIPLLIGLGATELSTTPAYVPEAKALVRRLDIARCRALAGEALNLGSASEIRALVRAFMGEIA; translated from the coding sequence GTGGCCGATCTGATCATCACCGCTCCGGTAAAGGGCTGGGCGGCGCCGCTCGAGGAGGTTCCCGATCCCGTCTTCGCGGATCGGATGATGGGCGACGGCGTGGCGATCCATCCGACGGGATCGACGATCCATGCGCCCTGCGACGGGGTGATCGTCGCGCTGCACGCCGCTGGCCATGCGGTGACGATCCGCAACGAAGCGGGCGCGGAGATTCTCGTCCATACCGGCCTCGAAACCGTTGCATTGGGCGGCAAGGGATTCCGTGCGCTGGCTGGCGACGGTGCGAGCGTGTCGCGCGGCGATCCGCTGATCGAGTTCGACATCGATGTAGTCGGTCAAGCCGCGACCAGCCTGATCACCCCGGTGGTCGTCATCAATTCCGACGCATTCCGCATCGAGCGGCGCACCACCGGCAAGATGGTCGGCGTGGGCGAAGCGCTGATGACGCTCGCGCCGATCGCCGCCGAAGCGCGCGACTGGGCGGCGGGCGATGGCGAAGCGCATCGCCGCACGATCGCCGTTCCGCTGGTGCACGGCATCCATGCCCGCCCGGCGGCGCGCATCGGCGAATGCGCGCGGGGGTTCGAAGCCGAAGTCGAGATCGTCCACGGCGAACGGCGCGCAAACGTCCGCAGCGCGGTCGCGCTGATGGGCCTCGCCCTGAAACAGGGCGACGAGGTTGTCATCGAAGCCCGGGGTACCGACGCCCGCGCGGCGGTGCAGGCCGTCGGCGACCTGATCGCCAGCGGCATGGGCGAGACCAGCACCACGCTTGCCCCGGCTCCGGCCCCGGCAGTCGAGCGTCCGCTCGCCGAAGCGCCTCCCGGCGCGCTGGCGGGTGTTGCGGCGGCGCCCGGACTCGCGATCGGGCCGGCGGCGTGGCTCAAGTCCGACCTGCCCGAAATCACCCGCCACGCCACCGATCCCGCCGCCGAGCGCCGCGCGTTCGAAGCGGCGATAGAGAGCGTGCGCGCACATATCGAAGCAGCGGCGGCGCGGGGGAGCGTGGTCCAGCGGCAAATCCTCGAAGCACACCTCGCCTTCCTCGCCGACGAAAGCCTGATCGTCACCGCGCTGCACTATATCGGCATCGGCCACACCGCGGGCTTTGCGTGGAGCGAAGCGATCGCCGAGCAGACCGCGACGCTGCGCGGATCGGGCAATGCCCGCTTCGCCGAGCGCGCCGACGATCTCGAGGATCTCCAGCGGCAAGTGCTGCTCGCGCTGGCCGGGCGCGATCTGGCGGGACAGGGCTTCGCGCCCGGATCGATCCTGCTCGCCGACGAACTGCTGCCCTCGCAACTGATCGGACTCGAGCCCGGCGCGATTGCGGGCGTCGCGCTGGTCCGGGGCGGCGCGACCTCGCATGTCGCGATCCTCGTCGCGTCGATGGGGCTGCCGATGCTGGTCGCCACCGGCATGCCGCTGACTGCGGTCGCCCAGGGCGAGACGCTGGTGCTCGACGCCGATGCCGGGCTGCTGCACCTCGATCCGTCCGCCGATACGCTGACCAGCCATTACGACCGGCTGGCGCAGCTTCAGTCGCGCAAGGCAGCCGCTCTCGCCGCCGCGCAGGAGCCATGCCGCACCGCCGACGGCACCCGCATCGAATTGTTCGCCAATCTCGGATCGGTCGACGACGCCACGCTCGCCGTATCGCGCGGGGCCGAGGGATCGGGCCTGTTGCGCACCGAATTCCTGTTCATGGATCGCGCCACCGCGCCCGGCGAAGACGAGCAGCGCGCAAGCTATCAGGCAATCGCCGAAGCGATGGACGAGCGCCCGGTCATCGTTCGCCTGCTCGACATTGGCGGCGACAAACCCGCGCCGTGGCTGCCGATCGCGCCGGAGAAGAACCCGATGCTCGGCGTGCGCGGCATCCGGGCGACGCTGGCCAATCCGGCATTGCTCGATACGCAGATCCGCGCGATCCTGGGCGTGCAGCCCGCCGGTCAGTGCCGGATCATGGCGCCGATGATCGCCAGCCTCGACGAGCTGCGCGCGGTCCGCGCCGCCGTCGCCCGCGCGGGCGGCGCATCGACGCAGGTCGGCGTGATGATCGAGACCCCGGCAGCGGCCGCGACCGCGGACCTGATCGCCGCCGAAGCCGATTTCCTGTCGATCGGCACCAACGACCTGACCCAATATACGCTGGCGATGGACCGCGAGAATTCGGCGATCGCATCGGGCATCGACGCGCTGCATCCGGCGGTGCTGCGCCTGATCGGGCATAGCTGCGACGGCGGCGCGCGCCACGGCAAGACGGTGGGCGTGTGCGGCGGCCTCGCGTCCGATCCGCTCGGTATCCCGCTGCTGATCGGCCTGGGCGCGACCGAGCTTTCGACGACACCCGCCTATGTTCCCGAAGCCAAGGCGCTGGTCCGCCGGCTCGACATCGCGCGGTGCCGCGCGCTCGCCGGTGAAGCCCTCAATCTGGGATCGGCATCGGAAATCCGCGCGCTCGTCCGCGCGTTCATGGGGGAGATCGCCTGA
- a CDS encoding DUF47 family protein: protein MRQIAALPYRTEGPSVRVMLVTSRESGRWVIPKGNPAPGLTPHAAAALEAEEEAGVSGLVCPIPLGSYRYRKRRNNGASLMFDVDVFPLAVNQEFPNWKEQSQRERRWFTLPEAADAVDEHDLRDLIRSFGPAEFKAATRRGGVLSAVATKSRITPMFAWFQRLLPKTGNFFEMFEAHATTVVAAADAMARLLQGGPASQDHIREVIEREHDADNIIREMLQTVRKTFLTPFDRSAITSLIGSMDDAIDEMQAAVQAIDLYEVREFDQEMTDMAAIIVDAARLTAEAMPLLRDVARNGARLHELTERLVRMEGHADEIHTAGVKRAFKEHGESDTLRFIVSREVYKHLERIVDAFEDVANEIDGIVIDHA from the coding sequence ATCCGTCAGATCGCCGCCCTGCCCTATCGCACCGAAGGTCCTTCGGTGCGGGTCATGCTGGTCACGTCGCGCGAATCGGGACGCTGGGTGATCCCCAAGGGGAATCCCGCGCCGGGCCTGACGCCGCATGCCGCCGCCGCGCTGGAAGCGGAGGAGGAAGCCGGCGTGTCCGGCCTCGTCTGTCCGATCCCGCTTGGCTCCTATCGCTATCGCAAGCGGCGCAACAATGGCGCGTCGCTGATGTTCGACGTCGATGTCTTTCCGCTGGCGGTGAACCAGGAGTTCCCCAACTGGAAGGAACAGTCGCAGCGCGAACGCCGCTGGTTCACGCTTCCCGAAGCCGCCGATGCGGTGGACGAGCATGACCTGCGCGACCTGATCCGTTCCTTCGGCCCGGCCGAATTCAAGGCAGCCACACGACGCGGCGGCGTACTCAGCGCCGTCGCCACCAAATCGAGGATTACCCCCATGTTCGCCTGGTTCCAGCGGCTGCTGCCCAAGACCGGAAACTTCTTCGAGATGTTCGAAGCGCACGCCACCACCGTGGTCGCCGCCGCTGACGCGATGGCGCGGCTGCTGCAGGGCGGCCCGGCGTCGCAGGACCATATCCGCGAAGTGATCGAGCGCGAGCATGACGCCGACAACATCATCCGCGAAATGCTCCAGACTGTCCGCAAGACCTTCCTGACCCCGTTCGACCGCAGCGCGATCACTTCGCTGATCGGTTCGATGGACGATGCGATCGACGAGATGCAGGCCGCGGTGCAGGCGATCGACCTGTACGAAGTCCGCGAGTTCGATCAGGAAATGACCGACATGGCGGCGATCATCGTCGATGCTGCGCGCCTGACCGCCGAAGCCATGCCGCTGCTGCGCGACGTCGCCCGCAACGGCGCGCGACTGCACGAGCTGACCGAGCGGCTGGTGCGGATGGAAGGCCATGCCGACGAGATCCACACCGCGGGCGTCAAGCGCGCCTTCAAGGAACATGGCGAAAGCGACACGCTGCGCTTCATCGTCTCACGCGAAGTCTATAAGCATCTCGAGCGCATCGTCGACGCGTTCGAAGATGTCGCGAACGAGATCGACGGCATCGTGATCGACCACGCCTGA
- a CDS encoding inorganic phosphate transporter: MHELAFPLLVGLILVALAFDFLNGLHDAANSIATVVATRLLKPVHAVLFAATFNFAAYFLTIAFPELHKVAETIGKGLIEKDLVTPAVVFGALVGAMFWNVVTWLKGIPSSSSHALVGGLIGAGVAHAGISGIQWSGLNKTLIAIVLSPTLGMILSMFIMLVSSWALKGLASRAAEKTLRVLHLISSAAYSVSHGLNDAQKTMGIITVLLYSTGYLHGDFEVPHWVAIACYVAIALGTLTGGWKIIETMGSRITKLSQHQGFSASLGGSIMVFAASLMGIPVSTTHTITGCIIGAGTARRASAVRWGVAGHVGVAWIITIPASAAVGALFYYLTLLF, encoded by the coding sequence ATGCATGAACTCGCATTTCCGTTGCTCGTCGGCCTGATCCTGGTCGCGCTTGCGTTCGACTTTCTCAACGGGCTCCACGACGCCGCCAATTCGATCGCGACCGTGGTGGCGACGCGGCTGCTCAAGCCGGTCCATGCCGTGCTGTTCGCCGCGACGTTCAACTTCGCCGCCTATTTCCTCACCATCGCCTTTCCCGAATTGCACAAGGTGGCCGAGACGATCGGCAAGGGGCTGATCGAGAAGGATCTGGTGACGCCGGCCGTGGTGTTCGGCGCGCTGGTCGGCGCGATGTTCTGGAATGTGGTGACCTGGCTCAAGGGCATTCCCTCGTCGAGCAGCCATGCGCTGGTCGGCGGGCTGATCGGCGCGGGCGTGGCTCATGCCGGAATCAGCGGCATCCAGTGGAGCGGGCTGAACAAGACCCTCATCGCAATCGTGCTGTCGCCGACGCTCGGCATGATCCTGTCGATGTTCATCATGCTGGTGTCGAGCTGGGCGCTGAAAGGCCTCGCGTCGCGCGCGGCGGAGAAGACGCTGCGCGTCCTCCACCTGATCTCGTCCGCCGCCTATTCGGTCAGCCACGGCCTGAACGACGCGCAGAAGACGATGGGGATCATCACCGTCCTGCTCTATTCCACCGGCTATCTCCACGGCGATTTCGAAGTGCCGCACTGGGTGGCGATCGCCTGCTACGTCGCGATCGCGCTGGGCACGCTGACCGGAGGGTGGAAGATCATCGAGACGATGGGATCGCGCATCACCAAGCTCTCGCAGCATCAGGGCTTCAGCGCCTCGCTGGGCGGATCGATCATGGTGTTCGCCGCGTCGCTGATGGGCATTCCGGTCTCGACCACCCACACCATCACCGGCTGCATCATCGGCGCGGGCACGGCGCGCCGCGCCTCTGCGGTGCGCTGGGGCGTTGCGGGCCATGTCGGTGTGGCGTGGATCATCACCATCCCGGCTTCGGCGGCGGTGGGTGCGCTGTTCTACTATCTGACCCTGTTGTTCTGA
- the nagA gene encoding N-acetylglucosamine-6-phosphate deacetylase gives MKLRVANGGILVGRTVFGAATIDVADGRIAAIDPAITGSPHIDLDGGWLVPGFIDTQVNGGGGVLFNDDISVEGIAAIGAAHARFGTTAFLPTLISDSPEHIAAALDATDAAIEAGVPGVAGVHIEGPFINPAKRGIHEADRIRQLDPALIELLSRPRIGRVVLTIAPERVGLAHIRALVSHGVIVCAGHTNATYDEVNAAIDAGLTGFTHLFNAMSPLTHRAPGAAGAALDAPGCWAGLIVDNAHLHPATVRIAIAAKGPDRIMLVTDAMPSVGTDASSFVLQGKRIEVHHGVCTYEDGTLAGSDLDMATAFRNTVEITGLAPADVVRMSSEAPAAFLGLSATHGTLGKGKRADWVVLDRDLRPRGTWIGGEHQAGTVKGIAAANA, from the coding sequence ATGAAGCTGCGCGTCGCCAATGGGGGGATATTGGTCGGCCGGACGGTGTTCGGTGCGGCGACGATCGACGTGGCCGATGGCCGGATCGCCGCGATCGATCCCGCAATCACCGGCAGCCCACACATCGACCTCGATGGCGGCTGGCTGGTGCCGGGCTTCATCGACACACAGGTCAATGGCGGCGGCGGGGTGCTGTTCAACGACGACATCAGCGTCGAGGGAATCGCGGCGATCGGCGCGGCGCATGCCCGGTTCGGCACCACCGCGTTCCTGCCGACGCTGATCAGCGATTCGCCCGAGCATATCGCAGCCGCGCTCGACGCAACCGATGCCGCGATCGAAGCTGGCGTACCGGGCGTGGCCGGCGTGCACATCGAAGGACCGTTCATCAATCCGGCCAAGCGCGGCATCCATGAGGCGGACCGCATCCGCCAGCTCGACCCCGCGCTGATCGAGCTGCTTTCGCGCCCGCGCATCGGACGCGTGGTGCTGACGATCGCCCCCGAGCGCGTCGGCCTCGCCCATATCCGCGCGCTCGTGTCGCACGGCGTGATCGTGTGCGCGGGGCACACCAACGCGACCTATGACGAAGTCAATGCGGCGATCGATGCGGGGCTGACCGGCTTCACGCACCTTTTCAACGCGATGTCGCCACTGACGCATCGCGCGCCGGGCGCCGCGGGCGCCGCGCTCGATGCGCCAGGATGCTGGGCCGGGCTGATCGTCGACAATGCGCATCTCCATCCCGCAACGGTGCGCATCGCCATCGCCGCCAAGGGTCCGGACCGGATTATGCTGGTGACCGATGCGATGCCGAGCGTCGGCACCGATGCGTCCAGCTTCGTGCTGCAGGGCAAGCGGATCGAAGTGCATCACGGCGTGTGCACCTATGAGGACGGCACGCTGGCAGGATCCGATCTCGACATGGCGACGGCGTTCCGCAACACCGTGGAGATCACCGGACTGGCGCCGGCCGATGTCGTGCGGATGTCGAGCGAAGCGCCGGCGGCGTTCCTCGGCCTTTCGGCGACGCACGGCACGCTGGGCAAGGGCAAACGCGCCGACTGGGTGGTGCTTGACCGCGATCTGCGGCCGCGCGGCACGTGGATCGGGGGCGAACATCAGGCCGGGACGGTCAAGGGAATAGCCGCGGCGAACGCATAG